The Fibrobacter sp. UWB5 genome has a window encoding:
- the hpt gene encoding hypoxanthine phosphoribosyltransferase, producing the protein MYRMSEKPLISANEIRERVTTLAREIAAAYDYDILISALTGAYMFTADLTRELAKAEGAKVYQKTIAFIKASSYGNSTESSGKLQVRGLEKIDLKGMKILMVDDIADTGTTMLGLCKMLQEAGAQEIRTCVLLNKQERREVDLTADFVGFEIANEFVVGYGLDYANDYRFLPDIWTLQETN; encoded by the coding sequence ATGTACAGGATGTCCGAAAAACCGCTGATTAGCGCAAACGAGATTCGCGAACGAGTAACCACACTTGCCCGCGAAATCGCTGCGGCCTACGATTACGACATCCTGATTTCGGCACTCACCGGAGCCTACATGTTTACCGCCGACTTGACCCGCGAACTCGCCAAGGCCGAAGGCGCCAAGGTCTATCAAAAAACGATAGCCTTCATTAAGGCTTCTAGCTACGGCAATTCCACAGAATCCAGCGGCAAGCTCCAGGTCCGCGGGCTTGAAAAGATTGACCTCAAGGGCATGAAAATCCTGATGGTCGACGACATCGCCGACACGGGAACCACCATGCTCGGACTTTGCAAAATGCTCCAGGAAGCGGGCGCCCAAGAGATCCGCACTTGCGTTTTGCTGAACAAGCAAGAGCGCCGCGAAGTCGATCTTACGGCTGATTTTGTAGGTTTTGAAATTGCAAACGAATTCGTGGTAGGTTACGGGCTCGACTATGCTAACGATTACCGATTCCTACCGGACATTTGGACACTACAGGAGACCAACTAA
- a CDS encoding glycosyl hydrolase, producing the protein MNTYKFLTATALAFSTYSMAAAIRIEAEDAVPADDHKIETLTDAKASGGKYVEMADGDLAFTVNMPSDGYYTLYVSYKLPTDRGSKTQNLTLNGSSAGQVTFGVSDDFKVLKAAGKIKLKKGENAIGIVHSWGWVAVDYIEISEYEATPWNISPKPVTPEPTESAQKLYNFLYSNFGKRTISGVMTERPFENNGQYTPQDFDTQTELSYINKASGKNVVLVGFDFLHSSGKSSDQQWYQGYTHASLEMAKTVWKKGGIPQFNWHWKDPMHTVEAFYTQSSGNDPYTEFSIGLAYDTTTGKWKTDSDEYKALMRDMEMIADSLLTLQKEGVAVLWRPLHEASGKWFWWGTDGAKPCVALYKLMFDTFVNKKGLHNLIWVWTTDEAPDALDWYPGDEYVDVVGRDYYYYPREANHASLVSSFEKVKEMYGAKKIVTLSENGSVPYPDEMKADGANWSWFMPWYGDYAMEGWANDNNAESWKTVMNNDYIITLEDMPGWDKYEMQPTAIATSKKAAPAIRLVGHDLQVNLNASTAQISIYDLQGNRVLAKKMSQNGTIALSRLARGPYLVKIQANGLTQSLKITLK; encoded by the coding sequence ATGAATACCTACAAGTTTTTAACCGCGACAGCGCTCGCTTTTTCGACCTACTCCATGGCAGCGGCCATCCGCATCGAAGCCGAAGACGCCGTACCTGCCGACGACCATAAAATCGAGACATTGACCGACGCAAAAGCCTCGGGCGGCAAGTACGTAGAAATGGCCGATGGCGACCTCGCATTCACCGTCAACATGCCAAGCGACGGCTACTACACGCTGTACGTAAGCTACAAACTCCCCACCGATCGCGGCAGCAAGACCCAGAATCTGACTTTGAACGGAAGCTCCGCCGGCCAGGTGACCTTCGGAGTTTCCGATGATTTTAAGGTCCTCAAGGCGGCGGGTAAAATCAAGCTAAAAAAAGGTGAAAACGCAATCGGGATTGTCCATTCCTGGGGATGGGTGGCCGTTGACTACATCGAAATTTCGGAATACGAGGCGACCCCCTGGAACATCAGCCCCAAGCCCGTCACTCCGGAGCCCACCGAAAGCGCCCAGAAGCTTTACAACTTTCTTTACAGCAATTTCGGCAAGCGCACGATCAGCGGCGTGATGACCGAACGCCCCTTCGAAAACAACGGGCAGTACACCCCGCAGGATTTTGACACCCAAACCGAACTCAGCTATATCAACAAGGCGAGCGGCAAGAACGTGGTACTCGTCGGTTTCGATTTCTTGCATTCTTCCGGCAAGAGTTCTGACCAGCAGTGGTATCAAGGCTATACACATGCCTCCTTGGAAATGGCAAAGACCGTATGGAAAAAAGGCGGCATTCCGCAATTCAACTGGCACTGGAAAGACCCGATGCACACTGTAGAAGCGTTCTACACGCAATCCAGCGGAAACGACCCTTACACGGAATTCAGCATCGGGCTTGCTTACGACACCACCACCGGCAAGTGGAAAACCGACAGCGACGAATACAAGGCCCTTATGCGCGACATGGAAATGATTGCCGATTCGCTGCTTACGCTCCAGAAAGAAGGCGTTGCCGTGCTGTGGCGCCCGCTGCATGAAGCGAGCGGAAAGTGGTTCTGGTGGGGCACCGATGGCGCAAAGCCTTGCGTGGCCTTGTACAAGCTCATGTTCGACACCTTCGTGAACAAGAAGGGGCTGCACAACCTGATTTGGGTCTGGACCACCGACGAAGCCCCCGATGCACTGGATTGGTACCCGGGCGACGAATACGTAGACGTCGTAGGCCGCGACTATTACTACTACCCCCGCGAAGCAAACCACGCCTCTCTCGTGAGTTCCTTCGAAAAAGTCAAGGAAATGTACGGCGCCAAAAAGATTGTCACCTTGTCTGAAAATGGCTCCGTGCCCTACCCCGACGAAATGAAGGCCGATGGCGCCAACTGGAGCTGGTTCATGCCTTGGTACGGCGACTACGCCATGGAAGGCTGGGCCAACGACAACAACGCCGAAAGCTGGAAGACGGTGATGAACAACGACTACATTATCACGCTCGAAGACATGCCCGGCTGGGACAAGTACGAAATGCAGCCGACCGCAATCGCCACCTCCAAGAAAGCGGCCCCCGCCATCCGGCTTGTCGGTCACGATTTGCAGGTGAACTTGAACGCCTCAACGGCACAAATCTCGATTTACGATTTGCAAGGAAACCGCGTGCTCGCGAAAAAGATGAGCCAGAACGGCACGATTGCGCTTTCACGCCTCGCCCGCGGACCGTACCTAGTAAAAATCCAGGCGAACGGATTGACTCAGAGCCTCAAAATCACGCTAAAATAG
- a CDS encoding DUF3536 domain-containing protein: MEKKHPLYFTIHGHFYQPPRENPWTGVIENQPSARPFHDWNDRIASECYSPNSASRILSPNGRIVDIVNNYDFMSFNMGPTLMGWIRTNAPATYKRIQEADKRSMERLNGHGNAIAQVYNHIIMPLASAEDKKTQIRWGIEDFKFHFGRMPEAMWLAETAINFETVVELIKAGIKYTILSPTQADKFRKLGDTEWTGCSNTDIDTTRPYRIYPRNKDGVLVCDGYLDVFFYNPWLSSAVGFEHLLRDAGTFGSRIRDAWDEKRNDPQLVSIGTDGESYGHHEPFGDMCAAWLYNHYAPDHNMVPVNYGWFLEEFPPQHEVLLKNFYSEGCAWSCAHGVGRWYRDCGCSTGGGPGWNQKWRGPLRDAFNHLKKLADDIFYREFEKISDVNPWDARNNFVEVLVAPEDESRIKAFLAKTVKDPNDPDMCAKAIRLLEIQKFCLFSFTSCGWFFNDIEGLEPVQNMRYALRAMELMEPFLPYGHHIKNEVISILARATSNEHKWNGAEVFTNYAEEKVPVVVKEIAEQAAMFHLNLEDDSEKNKKIVATKIASRRRQTLVRTEYYDKYINERRISTVLAITDMLGRINLVVADGENEQNGLKFVENPNMSTQELQAAYPTAYVVRMRNLMSDSIKRINQISTKKYLNEITESFSSFALSHGLSIDSLADPDHTLPDTMRKILSLEINSKIHHLALAYMENDDQKVFDEIKDLIEEAKALHTHFSFGGTGRMFHAKLVKLIDSVFESFDPAAVKHITGLITVADWLGLGIDKTSLENKVFPAYQEYVKYPTSKIAALKPMFSWLNFEV, translated from the coding sequence ATGGAAAAGAAGCACCCCCTTTATTTTACGATCCACGGTCACTTTTACCAGCCGCCTCGTGAAAATCCTTGGACGGGCGTTATCGAGAATCAGCCGAGCGCACGCCCCTTTCACGACTGGAATGACCGTATTGCGAGTGAATGTTATAGTCCGAATTCCGCTAGCCGTATTTTGAGCCCGAACGGACGCATTGTCGATATTGTCAACAACTACGATTTTATGAGCTTTAACATGGGTCCGACTCTCATGGGTTGGATCCGCACGAATGCGCCCGCGACTTACAAGCGCATTCAAGAAGCCGACAAGCGCAGCATGGAACGCCTGAATGGTCACGGCAACGCGATTGCACAGGTGTACAACCACATCATTATGCCGCTCGCAAGCGCCGAAGACAAAAAGACGCAGATCCGCTGGGGCATCGAAGATTTCAAGTTCCACTTTGGCCGCATGCCCGAAGCCATGTGGCTCGCCGAAACCGCCATCAACTTCGAAACGGTGGTGGAACTCATCAAGGCCGGCATCAAGTACACGATTCTTTCGCCCACGCAGGCCGACAAGTTCCGCAAGCTGGGCGATACCGAATGGACCGGCTGCAGCAACACCGACATCGACACGACTCGCCCGTACCGCATTTACCCACGCAACAAGGACGGCGTACTCGTTTGCGACGGCTACCTGGATGTATTCTTCTACAACCCGTGGCTTTCTTCGGCCGTGGGCTTTGAGCACTTGCTGCGCGACGCAGGCACCTTCGGCAGCCGCATCAGGGATGCCTGGGACGAAAAGCGCAACGACCCGCAGCTAGTAAGTATCGGCACCGATGGCGAAAGTTACGGTCACCACGAACCGTTTGGCGACATGTGCGCCGCCTGGCTCTACAACCACTACGCTCCCGACCACAACATGGTGCCGGTAAACTACGGTTGGTTCCTCGAAGAATTCCCGCCACAGCACGAAGTGTTGCTCAAGAATTTCTACAGCGAAGGTTGCGCCTGGAGCTGCGCTCACGGCGTTGGTCGCTGGTACCGCGATTGCGGATGCTCGACAGGCGGTGGCCCGGGTTGGAACCAGAAATGGCGCGGCCCGTTGCGCGACGCATTCAACCACCTGAAAAAACTCGCCGACGACATTTTCTACCGCGAATTCGAAAAGATTTCGGATGTGAACCCGTGGGATGCCCGCAACAACTTTGTGGAAGTCCTGGTCGCTCCCGAAGACGAATCCCGCATCAAGGCGTTCCTCGCCAAGACCGTCAAGGATCCGAACGATCCGGACATGTGCGCGAAGGCTATCCGCCTGCTTGAAATCCAGAAGTTCTGCCTGTTCAGCTTTACGAGCTGCGGCTGGTTCTTCAACGACATCGAAGGCCTGGAACCGGTGCAGAACATGCGCTACGCCCTGCGTGCCATGGAACTCATGGAACCGTTCCTGCCGTATGGTCACCATATCAAGAACGAAGTCATCAGCATTCTTGCCCGCGCCACGAGTAACGAACACAAGTGGAACGGCGCCGAAGTGTTTACGAACTACGCCGAAGAAAAGGTCCCGGTGGTTGTGAAGGAAATAGCCGAACAGGCCGCCATGTTCCACCTGAACTTGGAAGACGATTCGGAAAAGAACAAGAAGATTGTCGCCACGAAGATTGCTTCTCGCAGGCGCCAGACGCTTGTACGTACCGAGTATTACGACAAGTACATCAACGAACGTCGCATTTCGACGGTGCTCGCCATTACCGACATGCTCGGCCGAATCAACCTGGTGGTTGCCGATGGCGAAAACGAACAGAACGGTCTCAAGTTCGTGGAAAACCCGAACATGAGCACGCAGGAATTGCAGGCCGCCTACCCCACCGCCTACGTGGTGCGCATGCGCAACCTCATGAGCGACTCGATCAAGCGCATCAACCAGATTTCGACCAAGAAGTACTTGAACGAAATCACGGAATCGTTCTCGAGCTTCGCCCTTTCGCACGGGCTTTCGATCGACAGCCTGGCCGACCCCGACCACACCCTACCGGACACCATGCGCAAAATCCTTTCGCTCGAAATCAACTCCAAGATTCACCATCTGGCACTCGCCTACATGGAAAACGATGACCAGAAGGTCTTCGACGAAATCAAGGACCTAATCGAAGAAGCGAAGGCATTGCACACCCACTTCTCGTTCGGCGGTACGGGACGCATGTTCCACGCCAAGCTCGTAAAGTTAATCGATTCCGTATTCGAAAGTTTCGACCCCGCTGCAGTCAAGCACATTACAGGCCTCATTACCGTAGCCGACTGGCTTGGTCTCGGCATCGACAAGACGAGCCTCGAAAACAAGGTGTTCCCCGCTTATCAGGAATATGTGAAGTATCCGACCAGCAAGATTGCGGCACTCAAGCCCATGTTCAGCTGGCTGAACTTTGAGGTATAA
- a CDS encoding aldose 1-epimerase — protein MSQFKLIFRPLGAIPCFVLQRDDGAEFEILNGFGCGLNGWRVPVENQQNTRTSTMLDLLYGYKDEPTLRKISPDTNAGCRLTPFPGRTAYAKFTWQGKTYELVNNVSWAPHALHGFLQDKEWEFESFESENDSCTAIFTCDWPGAFAGFPFPYRATNAITFTGESVSISSTVKNIGSTDMPYSEGWHPYFTLGEKIDNLTMKLPSCSLALLDKADIPTGEFKEDTRFENGRKINDEFINDCFCLEKDVTELQANGSDFINNAHVSLESDNYSLDIWQKAGVEQYNAIQIYTPPDRMSIAIEPMTAEPDALNHHRGLIVIPPGEERTFTFGFRFHEKTGIEL, from the coding sequence ATGAGTCAGTTCAAACTAATTTTCCGCCCCCTGGGCGCCATTCCCTGTTTTGTTTTACAACGCGATGACGGAGCCGAATTTGAAATCCTGAACGGCTTTGGCTGCGGACTCAACGGTTGGCGAGTCCCCGTAGAAAATCAGCAAAATACCCGCACCTCGACCATGCTCGATTTGCTCTACGGCTACAAGGACGAACCTACCCTTAGAAAAATTTCGCCAGACACCAACGCCGGTTGCAGGCTTACCCCCTTCCCCGGCCGCACGGCCTACGCCAAATTCACCTGGCAGGGCAAGACCTACGAACTTGTGAACAACGTAAGCTGGGCTCCGCACGCCCTGCACGGATTCCTGCAAGACAAGGAATGGGAATTCGAATCCTTTGAAAGCGAAAACGACAGCTGCACCGCCATTTTCACTTGTGACTGGCCGGGCGCATTTGCCGGTTTCCCGTTCCCCTATCGCGCCACCAACGCCATCACCTTCACGGGCGAAAGCGTTTCGATTTCTTCGACGGTCAAGAACATCGGCAGCACCGACATGCCGTATTCCGAAGGCTGGCACCCCTACTTTACTTTGGGCGAAAAGATTGACAACTTGACCATGAAATTGCCCAGCTGCTCGCTTGCCCTGTTGGACAAGGCCGACATTCCGACTGGAGAATTCAAGGAAGACACCCGTTTCGAAAACGGCCGCAAGATCAACGACGAATTCATCAACGATTGCTTCTGCCTCGAAAAAGACGTCACCGAATTGCAGGCCAACGGTTCTGACTTTATCAACAACGCTCACGTATCGCTCGAAAGCGACAACTATTCGCTTGATATTTGGCAGAAAGCCGGCGTCGAGCAATACAACGCCATTCAGATTTACACTCCGCCTGACCGCATGAGCATCGCCATCGAGCCCATGACGGCAGAACCCGACGCCTTGAATCACCACCGCGGACTCATTGTGATCCCGCCCGGTGAAGAACGCACGTTTACATTCGGGTTCCGATTCCACGAAAAAACGGGCATCGAGTTATAA
- a CDS encoding glycosyl hydrolase: MEFTKTLLAFGLAAAASASAAQYEAEDGTLTKDAAVASNTEASGGKYVKMNGGDITFPAVTVEKAGQYSVVVHYMNNYGGDKINYVGVGSTTSQVSFPVTDKGKFVDVETVLTLAAGANTIAITNSWGWIDVDYIEVKEFEAKAFTLCNAPVTKNATPSAIKLYNFLVNNFGKKTISGVMTGNMDAYTIGDATQHEDVQAVFKAGGKYPALIGADLMNATGANKDEGWFQQYTEKAIDIAKTTWKKGGIPAFTWHWRPGDEVEFYVKGAHDTYTEFDFSEAFIKGSTTWDTTSAAYKAIVGDIDHVSQIFLDLQKEGVAAIFRPLHESGGNWFWWSINTGKQFIALYQLLYERMVFKNGVNNLIWDFNPQDASKLSWTPGETYYDVLSVDIYNKANDHQSNSAAFIDFANKGGTNKIIALSENGPIPDVDKMYEENAPWSWWMPWYDSWSAGYVSQTAASVWQKNLADERIITLDEMPGWDNYNEAASATKACPTSTENAKYGAGEATPEDYKNLMMAVTYTALNDSGANIELKKVPNLTGATTVSLKITNNGSGGADNGIWVGLAFVRNGMADDGWTWEMSTSTGCWINDGASATCEFDITKYEDDDKVEHPIDLDNLFSVTLMVAAVGFEGTVIFDELVADNGKVISAFDKKTELFTAADQSKGHIAKIELVDESGAPAAIKPVVAKASASAKLGVSGKTVSLTTAKAGMVAVEVFGMNGKRVATLYKGNLAAGTSAFSLADMPKGRYIVRVKGAGIAATQPVLIK; this comes from the coding sequence ATGGAATTTACTAAAACCCTTCTCGCATTCGGCCTTGCCGCTGCAGCATCTGCAAGTGCGGCGCAGTACGAAGCCGAAGACGGAACACTCACCAAAGACGCAGCTGTCGCCTCCAATACCGAAGCATCGGGCGGCAAGTACGTCAAGATGAACGGCGGCGACATCACGTTCCCCGCTGTTACCGTCGAGAAAGCCGGCCAATACAGCGTAGTGGTCCACTACATGAACAACTACGGTGGCGACAAGATCAACTATGTCGGTGTCGGCAGTACTACCTCTCAGGTTTCCTTCCCGGTTACAGACAAAGGCAAGTTTGTCGATGTCGAAACCGTCCTTACACTTGCAGCAGGCGCAAACACGATCGCCATTACCAATAGCTGGGGTTGGATCGATGTAGACTACATCGAAGTCAAGGAATTCGAAGCCAAGGCATTCACCCTTTGCAACGCTCCCGTTACCAAGAACGCTACCCCGTCTGCAATCAAACTTTACAACTTCCTGGTCAATAACTTTGGCAAGAAGACTATTTCTGGCGTAATGACCGGCAACATGGATGCCTACACCATTGGCGACGCCACCCAGCACGAAGACGTGCAAGCAGTTTTCAAGGCCGGCGGCAAGTACCCGGCACTCATCGGTGCAGACCTCATGAACGCAACCGGCGCCAACAAGGACGAAGGCTGGTTCCAGCAGTACACCGAAAAGGCTATCGATATCGCAAAAACCACCTGGAAGAAGGGCGGCATTCCGGCCTTCACGTGGCACTGGCGCCCGGGTGACGAAGTTGAATTCTACGTGAAGGGTGCTCATGACACCTACACCGAATTCGACTTCTCCGAAGCATTCATCAAGGGTTCCACCACTTGGGATACGACTTCTGCCGCTTACAAGGCAATTGTCGGAGATATCGACCACGTTTCCCAGATTTTCTTGGACCTCCAGAAAGAAGGCGTTGCCGCCATCTTCCGCCCGTTGCACGAATCCGGCGGAAACTGGTTCTGGTGGAGCATCAATACGGGCAAGCAGTTTATCGCCCTCTACCAGTTGCTCTATGAACGCATGGTGTTCAAGAACGGCGTGAACAACTTGATTTGGGACTTTAACCCGCAAGATGCCTCCAAGCTTTCCTGGACTCCGGGCGAAACCTACTACGACGTTCTTAGCGTTGACATTTACAACAAGGCAAACGATCACCAGAGCAACAGCGCTGCATTCATCGACTTTGCCAACAAGGGCGGCACCAACAAGATTATCGCCCTCAGCGAAAACGGCCCGATTCCCGATGTAGACAAAATGTACGAAGAAAACGCCCCGTGGAGCTGGTGGATGCCGTGGTATGATTCCTGGTCCGCAGGCTACGTGAGCCAAACCGCCGCAAGCGTATGGCAGAAGAACCTCGCCGACGAACGAATCATCACGCTCGACGAAATGCCGGGTTGGGACAACTATAATGAAGCAGCCTCTGCAACAAAGGCATGCCCGACCTCGACCGAAAACGCCAAGTATGGTGCCGGCGAAGCAACTCCTGAAGACTACAAGAACCTGATGATGGCTGTGACCTACACTGCCTTGAACGACAGCGGTGCAAACATCGAACTCAAAAAGGTTCCGAACCTCACTGGTGCAACGACAGTTTCCTTGAAGATTACGAATAACGGTTCCGGCGGTGCAGACAATGGCATCTGGGTTGGTCTCGCCTTTGTCCGCAACGGTATGGCAGATGACGGTTGGACTTGGGAAATGTCTACCTCCACCGGCTGCTGGATCAACGACGGTGCCTCCGCTACTTGCGAATTCGACATCACCAAGTACGAAGACGATGACAAGGTAGAACACCCGATCGATCTCGACAACCTCTTCTCTGTAACGCTCATGGTTGCAGCAGTAGGCTTCGAAGGAACCGTGATTTTCGATGAACTCGTCGCCGACAACGGTAAGGTGATTTCCGCATTCGACAAGAAGACCGAACTCTTCACCGCCGCCGACCAGAGCAAGGGTCACATCGCAAAGATCGAGCTCGTCGACGAATCTGGCGCACCTGCCGCCATCAAGCCGGTAGTCGCCAAGGCTAGCGCCTCCGCCAAGCTCGGCGTCTCGGGCAAGACCGTCTCGCTCACTACCGCCAAGGCTGGCATGGTTGCCGTCGAAGTGTTCGGTATGAACGGCAAGCGCGTGGCAACGCTCTACAAGGGCAACCTCGCCGCAGGCACCAGCGCATTCAGCCTCGCCGACATGCCCAAGGGCCGCTACATCGTGCGCGTCAAGGGCGCAGGCATTGCCGCTACCCAGCCGGTATTAATCAAGTAA
- a CDS encoding glycosyl hydrolase, translating into MGCKLLAALSAFSMVSAFAAPTMYEAEDLPGASVAEGAEFSGGKYAKTADPSGITFTVKVEETAVYDITTKVLIKQYDWTTSKIAVNGVDVGSMLTTPRNCDSSYVVSASAKMKAGENKITVGNQALGVDYITVERHPDPTFNIGTAPVTPNASESAKKLYSFLRENFGKKTVSGMMISDQNFNYNYGDMKLLGPGECTPADSCKFSDEEVSWKGQTDIAEFYKRSGHYPAIGGFDMLFAAGGHHEEGWFKGYTENNLLMTEDLWNMGGIPTYTWHWKVGEDTVFYTQGTPAGFNNPGCTEGVMGTSNTNTCFNYTKAFKGEQCQELDETSQEYKDIVADVDIVSGYFKQLQDKGIAVVWRPLHEASGGWFWWGTASAECYVQLYRLVFDRMVKTNKLNNLIWVWNINTDPKFGYDYSALNAAWYPGDEYVDIVAVDIYDPLNDHNSAANYYNKIVSDVGTSKMIALSENGAIPDIDSIAEDKAYWSYWMTWSQTWSGNFLEKTTTEMWKKNLDDERIIALNDMPGWDKVVAEITTSASSRISNKLNITLQGNNLSITIPQAGHTNIALFDMLGHKVANLAKGNLSAGTLQFSLDGIARGNYIVRAKNGTAGYAQRIRVK; encoded by the coding sequence ATGGGATGTAAATTACTCGCGGCGCTGTCCGCATTCTCTATGGTGTCTGCTTTTGCAGCCCCCACCATGTACGAAGCCGAAGATTTGCCTGGCGCTAGCGTTGCCGAAGGCGCCGAATTTTCGGGCGGAAAGTACGCAAAGACCGCAGACCCTAGCGGCATCACGTTCACCGTCAAGGTCGAAGAAACCGCCGTCTACGATATTACCACCAAGGTTTTAATCAAGCAATACGACTGGACCACCTCTAAAATCGCGGTCAACGGTGTGGATGTAGGCTCCATGCTTACCACCCCGCGCAATTGCGATTCGAGCTACGTGGTTTCGGCATCGGCCAAAATGAAGGCCGGCGAAAACAAAATTACCGTGGGTAACCAGGCTCTTGGCGTGGACTACATTACCGTGGAACGCCACCCCGACCCGACATTCAACATCGGAACTGCACCAGTCACGCCGAACGCCAGCGAAAGCGCGAAGAAACTCTATTCCTTCCTCCGCGAAAACTTCGGCAAAAAGACCGTTAGCGGCATGATGATTAGCGACCAGAATTTCAACTACAATTATGGCGACATGAAACTCTTGGGCCCCGGCGAATGCACGCCCGCGGACTCTTGCAAGTTCAGCGACGAAGAAGTCTCGTGGAAGGGCCAGACCGACATTGCCGAATTCTACAAGCGTAGCGGCCACTACCCCGCTATCGGCGGCTTCGACATGCTGTTTGCCGCAGGCGGCCACCACGAAGAAGGCTGGTTCAAGGGCTACACCGAAAACAACCTGCTCATGACCGAAGACTTGTGGAACATGGGCGGCATTCCGACTTATACTTGGCACTGGAAAGTCGGCGAAGATACCGTATTCTACACACAGGGCACTCCCGCAGGCTTTAACAACCCCGGCTGCACCGAAGGCGTCATGGGCACTTCGAACACAAATACCTGCTTTAACTACACCAAGGCTTTCAAGGGCGAACAATGCCAGGAACTTGACGAGACCTCGCAGGAATACAAGGACATTGTCGCCGACGTAGACATTGTTTCGGGCTATTTTAAGCAACTGCAAGACAAGGGAATCGCCGTCGTATGGCGCCCGCTTCACGAGGCAAGCGGTGGCTGGTTCTGGTGGGGTACCGCAAGTGCCGAATGCTATGTACAGCTGTACCGCTTGGTATTCGATCGCATGGTCAAGACCAACAAGCTCAATAATCTAATTTGGGTCTGGAACATCAATACCGACCCGAAATTCGGTTACGACTACAGCGCCCTGAATGCAGCATGGTACCCTGGCGATGAATACGTGGACATTGTCGCTGTTGACATTTATGACCCGCTGAACGACCACAATTCTGCAGCCAATTACTACAACAAGATTGTGAGCGACGTGGGCACAAGCAAGATGATTGCCTTGAGCGAAAACGGTGCTATTCCGGACATCGACAGCATTGCCGAAGACAAGGCTTATTGGAGCTACTGGATGACCTGGAGCCAGACCTGGAGCGGGAACTTCTTGGAAAAGACGACCACCGAAATGTGGAAAAAGAACTTGGACGACGAACGCATTATCGCTCTCAACGACATGCCCGGCTGGGACAAGGTCGTCGCCGAAATCACCACAAGTGCGTCCAGCCGCATTTCAAACAAATTAAATATTACGTTACAAGGCAACAACCTGAGCATTACCATTCCGCAGGCGGGCCACACAAACATCGCCCTCTTTGACATGCTCGGCCACAAGGTTGCAAACCTCGCCAAGGGCAATCTGTCCGCAGGCACCCTGCAATTCAGCCTCGACGGCATCGCCCGCGGCAACTACATCGTACGCGCCAAGAACGGCACTGCAGGCTACGCGCAGAGAATCAGGGTGAAGTAA